From the Terriglobia bacterium genome, the window ACGATGAGTACGGCGTCGAACACATGATGTGGACGCTGCTCGATCGCGCGAAGATTTCTTTCATTCAGTCGCAGATGGCCGACAAGAAGCTGATCATTGCGGACGGCCACCACCGCTATGAAACGGCGCTGGCATTTCGCGAGGAGATGCATGGCGCAAAAGGCAGCGATCGAATCCCGATGACTTTCTTCAATATGGACAGTCCGGGCCTGACCATTCTCCCGACCCACCGCGTGCTGTCGAACCTGCCGTCGTTTGATGCGGGGACGCTGTTCGATCGCGCGTCGGAGTTCTTCGATCTGTCAAAAGGGGACCGGCCGACGATCGGCGTGTTCGTGCGCGGAGAGTTGTCGCACCTGCAGCTCAAGCCGGGCCTGGATCTTGCGGCGCTGATGCCGGATCTTTCCGCGAAGCAGCGCACTCTGGATGTGGTTGTGCTTCACCGGTTGATCCTGGAGCGTTGTCTGGGAATAACGGAGGATGCCGTCAAAAAGGAGAGCTACCTGACGTATCTGCGCGAGGCGGAAGCCGCAATGGACGCGGTCCGTTCCGGAAAGGCTCAGGTTGCCTTTCTGCTGAACCCGACAAGGCTCGATCAGATGCGCGACATTGCTTACGAGGGGAATGTCATGCCGCAGAAATCGACGGATTTTTATCCGAAGGTTCTGTCCGGCTTGACGATGTACACGCTGGAATAGGCATTCAATCCGCGGCACGAACGTCGACCAGATTGTCGTAAAACGTTGCGCCGCCTCCGATGTCGGTGACTTCCTCCGACGTCGTGCTGTTCGCGTTACGGCCGCCGGGTACCAGCTTGTTCCACCAGATCGAAGGAGCGGAGACGACACCGCGGCGCGTACGATCGGTGATTGCAGCTTTCGCGAGGAAACTGCCGCGGTCATTAAAAATTTCCACCGGCGTGCCGCCGCGAATATTTCTGGGCTGCGCATCCAGCGGATGGATTTCCAGCGTCGGCTCGATCTCTTTTTGCGCGAAGAGATTCACAAATGTGGAGTTGAGAAAATGATGGGCCGGCGGCGAGATCAGCGCCAGCGGGAACTTCT encodes:
- a CDS encoding DUF1015 family protein; amino-acid sequence: DEYGVEHMMWTLLDRAKISFIQSQMADKKLIIADGHHRYETALAFREEMHGAKGSDRIPMTFFNMDSPGLTILPTHRVLSNLPSFDAGTLFDRASEFFDLSKGDRPTIGVFVRGELSHLQLKPGLDLAALMPDLSAKQRTLDVVVLHRLILERCLGITEDAVKKESYLTYLREAEAAMDAVRSGKAQVAFLLNPTRLDQMRDIAYEGNVMPQKSTDFYPKVLSGLTMYTLE